A genomic window from Macaca mulatta isolate MMU2019108-1 chromosome 19, T2T-MMU8v2.0, whole genome shotgun sequence includes:
- the CIC gene encoding protein capicua homolog isoform X20, with the protein MSRLSLVVQAPGPPAAPVAAMTCGSCGPSGCWPGVVTASFCRLWCARCAEARTWVCSSLLLSPPPKSPAFVGPGRPGEQPSPCQEGSQGGSRSSSVASLEKGTAPAARARTPLTAAQQKYKKGDVVCTPSGIRKKFNGKQWRRLCSRDGCMKESQRRGYCSRHLSMRTKEMEGLADSGPGGAGRPAAVAAREGSTEFDWGDETSRDSEASSVAARGDSRPRLVAPADLSRFEFDECEAAVMLVSLGSSRSGTPSFSPVSTQSPFSPAPSPSPSPLFGFRPANFSPINASPVIQRTAVRSRHLSASTPKAGVLTPPDLGPHPPPPAPRERHSSGILPTFQTNLTFTVPISPGRRKTELLPHPGALGAPGAGGGGAAPDFPKSDSLDSGVDSVSHTSTPSTPAGFRAVSPAVPFSRSRQPSPLLLLPPPAGLTSDPGPSVRRVPAVQRDSPVIVRNPDVPLPSKFPGEVGTAGEVRAGGPGRGCRETPVPTGVASGKPGLPPPLPAPVPITVPPAAPTAVAQPMPTFGLASSPFQPVAFHPSPAALLPVLVPSSYTSHPAPKKEVIMGRPGTVWTNVEPRSVAVFPWHSLVPFLAPSQPDPSVQPSEAQQPASHPVASNQSKEPAESAAVAHERPPGGTGGADPGRPPGATCPESPGPGPPHPLGVVEPGKGPPPTTEEEAPGPPGEPRLDSETESDHDDAFLSIMSPEIQLPLPPGKRRTQSLSALPKERDSSSEKDGRSPNKREKDHIRRPMNAFMIFSKRHRALVHQRHPNQDNRTVSKILGEWWYALGPKEKQKYHDLAFQVKEAHFKAHPDWKWCNKDRKKSSSEAKPTSLGLAGGHKETRERSMSETGTAAAPGVSSELLSVAAQTLLSSDAKVPGSSSCGAERLHTVGGPGSARPRAFSHSGVHSLDGSEVDSQALQELTQMVSGPASYSGPKPSTQYGAPGPFAAPGEGGALAATGRPSLLPTRASRSQRAASEDMTSDEERMVICEEEGDDDVIADDGFGTTDIDLKCKERVTDSESGDSSGEDPEGNKGFGRKVFSPVIRSSFTHCRPPLDPEPPGPPDPPVAFGKGYSSTPSSSASSPASSSASAATSFSLGSGTFKAQESGQGSTAGPLRPPLPGAGGPATPSKATRFLPTDPATFRRKRPESVGGLEPPGPSVIAAPPSGGGSILQTLVLPPNKEEQEGGGARVPSAPAPSLAYGAPAAPLSRPAATMVTNVVRPVSSTPVPIASKPFPTSGRAEASPNDTAGARTEMGTGSRVPGGSPLGVSLVYSDKKSAAATSPAPHLVAGPLLGTVGKAPATVTNLLVGTPGYGAPAPPAVQFIAQGAPGGGTTAGSGAGAGSGPNGPVPLGILQPGALGKAGGITQVQYILPTLPQQLQVAPAPAPAPGTKAATPSGPAPTTSIRFTLPPGTSTNGKVLAATAPTPGIPILQSVPSAPPPKAQSVSPVQAPPPGGSAQLLPGKVLVPLAAPSMSVRGGGAGQPLPLVSPPFSVPVQNGAQPPSKIIQLTPVPVSTPSGLVPPLSPATLPGPTSQPQKVLLPSSTRITYVQSAGGHALPLGTSPASSQAGTVTSYGPTSSVALGFTSLGPSGPAFVQPLLSGQAPLLAPGQVGVSPVPSPQLPPACAAPGGPVITAFYSGSPAPTSSAPLAQPSQAPPSLVYTVATSTTPPAATILPKGPPAPATATPAPTSPFPSATAGSMTYSLVAPKAQRPSPKAPQKVKAAIASIPVGSFEAGASGRPGPAPRQPLEPGPVREPTAPESELEGQPTPPAPPPAPETWTPTARSSPPPPPPAEERTSAKGPETMASKFPSSSSDWRVPGQGLENRGEPPTPPSPAPAPAVAPGGSSESSSGRAAGDTPERKEAAGTGKKVKVRPPPLKKTFDSVDNRVLSEVDFEERFAELPEFRPEEVLPSPTLQSLATSPRAILGSYRKKRKNSTDLDSAPEDPTSPKRKMRRRSSCSSEPNTPKSAKCEGDIFTFDRTGTEAEDVLGELEYEKVPYSSLRRTLDQRRALVMQLFQDHGFFPSAQATAAFQARYADIFPSKVCLQLKIREVRQKIMQAATPTEQPPGAEAPLPVPPPTGTAAAPAPTPSPAGGPDPTSPSSDSGTVQAAPPLPPPPESGPGQPGWEGAPQPSPPPPGPSTAATGR; encoded by the exons ATGAGCCGGCTGAGCCTTGTGGTCCAGGCCCCTGGCCCCCCGGCAGCACCAGTGGCAGCTATGACCTGCGGCAGCTGCGGTCCCAGCGGGTGCTGGCCCGGCGTGGTGACGGCCTCTTTCTGCCGGCTGTGGTGCGCCAGGTGCGCCGAAGCCAGGACCTGGGTGTGCAGTTCCCTG ctcctgTCACCGCCACCCAAGTCTCCAGCCTTTGTGGGCCCTGGCCGCCCTGGCGAGCAGCCCTCGCCCTGCCAGGAGGGGAGCCAGGGTGGCAGCCGCAGCAGCAGTGTGGCCTCCCTGGAAAAGGGGACCGCACCGGCAGCCCGGGCCCGCACGCCACTGACAGCGGCCCAGCAGAAGTACAAGAAGGGTGATGTGGTCTGTACACCCAGCGGAATACGAAAGAAGTTCAACGGCAAGCAGTGGCGCCGGCTATGCTCGCGAGATGGCTGCATGAAGGAGTCACAGCGGCGAGGCTACTGCTCACGTCACCTGTCCATGCGAACCAAAGAGATGGAGGGCCTGGCAGACAGTGGACCTGGGGGGGCGGGCCGGCCTGCAGCCGTGGCAGCCCGTGAGGGCAGCACGGAGTTTGACTGGGGTGATGAGACGTCGAGGGACAGTGAGGCCAGCAGTGTGGCGGCTCGTGGAGACTCACGGCCACGCCTGGTGGCCCCTGCTGACTTGTCACGCTTTGAGTTCGACGAGTGTGAGGCGGCCGTGATGCTGGTGTCGCTGGGCAGCTCGCGCTCAGGCACGCCCTCCTTCTCACCCGTCTCCACGCAATCGCCCTTCTCGCCAGCCCCGTCACCCTCACCCTCGCCACTCTTCGGTTTCCGCCCTGCCAACTTCAGCCCCATCAATGCCTCGCCAGTCATCCAGCGCACTGCAGTCCGCAGTCGCCACCTGAGCGCCAGCACCCCTAAGGCAGGCGTGCTGACGCCGCCAGACCTGGGCCCCCACCCACCGCCACCTGCCCCCCGAGAGCGCCACTCCTCTGGAATCCTACCCACCTTCCAGACCAACCTGACCTTCACCGTGCCCATCAGCCCTGGGCGACGGAAGACAGAGCTGTTGCCGCACCCAGGGGCCTTGGGGGCCCCTGGCGCAGGGGGTGGAGGAGCCGCCCCAGACTTTCCCAAGAGTGACAGCTTAGACTCTGGTGTGGACTCGGTGTCCCACACATCTACACCCTCCACGCCAGCTGGCTTCCGGGCCGTGTCCCCTGCTGTGCCCTTCTCTCGCTCCCGCCAGCCCTCACCATTGCTGCTGTTGCCCCCGCCTGCCGGCCTGACCTCGGATCCGGGGCCCTCTGTGCGCAGGGTGCCTGCCGTGCAGCGGGACTCACCTGTCATTGTCCGCAACCCTgatgtgccactgccctccaaatTCCCTGGGGAGGTGGGCACTGCTGGTGAGGTGCGGGCTGGGGGACCTGGGCGGGGCTGCCGTGAGACCCCGGTGCCCACTGGGGTGGCCAGTGGGAAGCCTGGCCTGCCCCCACCTCTGCCAGCCCCCGTGCCCATCACTGTACCTCCAGCTGCACCAACTGCCGTGGCCCAGCCGATGCCCACCTTTGGCCTGGCTTCTTCACCCTTTCAGCCTGTGGCCTTCCACCCCTCACCTGCTGCCCTGTTGCCCGTTTTGGTGCCCAGCAGCTACACCAGCCACCCTGCCCCCAAGAAGGAAGTCATCATGGGCCGGCCTGGAACAG TGTGGACGAATGTGGAACCTCGCTCTGTGGCTGTGTTCCCCTGGCACTCCTTAGTCCCCTTCCTGGCACCCAGCCAGCCTGACCCCTCCGTGCAGCCGAGCGAGGCCCAGCAACCTGCCAGCCACCCAGTGGCCTCCAACCAGAGCAAAG AACCTGCTGAGTCGGCAGCTGTTGCTCATGAAAGGCCACCAGGTGGGACAGGGGGTGCTGACCCTGGGCGGCCCCCTGGAGCCACATGCCCTGAGAGCCCAGGACCCGGACCCCCACACCCTTTGGGGGTGGTGGAACCTGGTAAGGGTCCGCCTCCCACCACAGAGGAGGAGGCCCCTGGCCCCCCAGGAGAGCCCCGACTGGACAGTGAGACAGAGAGTGACCATGATGATGC CTTCCTCTCCATCATGTCTCCTGAGATCCAGTTGCCTCTACCGCCTGGAAAACGTCGGACCCAGTCCCTCAGTGCCCTACCCAAGGAACGGGACTCATCTTCTGAGAAGGATGGACGCAGCCCCAACAAG CGGGAGAAGGACCACATCCGGCGGCCCATGAATGCCTTCATGATCTTCAGCAAGCGGCACCGGGCCCTGGTCCACCAGCGTCATCCCAACCAGGACAACCGGACCGTCAGCAAGATCCTGGGCGAGTGGTGGTATGCCTTGGGGCCCAAGGAGAAGCAGAAGTACCACGACCTGGCCTTCCAG GTGAAGGAGGCCCACTTCAAGGCCCACCCAGATTGGAAGTGGTGCAACAAGGACCGAAAGAAGTCCAGCTCGGAGGCCAAGCCCACGAGCCTGGGGCTGGCAGGAGGGCACAAGGAGACGCGGGAGCGGAGCATGTCGGAGACGGGCACTGCCGCTGCCCCTGGGG TGTCCTCTGAGCTCCTCTCCGTCGCAGCCCAGACACTCCTGAGCTCGGACGCCAAGGTTCCGGGGAGCAGCTCCTGTGGGGCAGAACGGCTACACACAGTTGGGGGACCTGGCTCAGCTCGGCCCCGAGCTTTCTCTCACAGTGGGGTACACAGCCTGGATGGCAGCGAAGTAGACAGTCAGGCACTGCAGGAACTGACGCAG ATGGTGTCCGGCCCTGCATCGTACTCTGGCCCAAAGCCTTCTACCCAGTATGGAGCTCCAGGTCCCTTTGCAGCCCCCGGTGAGGGAGGTGCCTTGGCGGCCACCGGGCGGCCTTCGCTGCTGCCCACCCGAGCTTCTCGTTCTCAGCGTGCGGCCAGTGAGGACATGACGAGTGATGAGGAGCGCATGGTCATCTGTGAGGAGGAAGGGGATGATGATGTCATTG CTGATGATGGCTTCGGCACCACTGACATTGATCTCAAGTGCAAGGAGCGGGTGACCGACAGCGAGAGTGGGGACAGCTCTGGGGAGGACCCAGAGGGCAACAAG GGCTTTGGTCGGAAGGTGTTTTCACCTGTGATCCGTTCCTCCTTTACCCACTGCCGTCCCCCACTGGACCCTGAGCCCCCAGGGCCCCCGGATCCTCCTGTAGCCTTTGGCAAAGGCTATAGTTCCACCCCATCCTCCTCTGCGTCCTCGCCTGCTTCCTCCTCAGCCTCGGCAGCCACCTCCTTCTCACTGGGCTCAGGAACCTTCAAGGCCCAGGAGTCTGGTCAGGGCAGCACAGCGGGCCCCCTACGGCCCCCGCTTCCTGGGGCTGGGGGTCCAGCGACACCTTCCAAGGCTACCCGGTTCCTCCCAACGGATCCTGCCACCTTCCGGCGCAAGAGACCTGAAAGTGTGGGTGGCCTGGAGCCGCCAGGCCCCTCAGTCATCGCGGCCCCTCCCAGCGGAGGAGGAAGCATTCTGCAGACACTGGTGCTGCCCCCAAACAAGGAGGAGCAAGAGGGTGGCGGAGCCAGAGTGCCCTCCGCCCCCGCCCCATCACTGGCCTATGGGGCCCCAGCAGCTCCCCTGTCCCGTCCTGCTGCCACCATGGTCACCAACGTGGTGCGGCCTGTCAGCAGCACTCCTGTGCCCATCGCCTCTAAGCCCTTCCCCACCTCTGGCCGGGCTGAGGCGTCTCCAAATGACACAGCAGGTGCCAGGACTGAAATGGGCACTGGGTCTCGGGTGCCTGGGGGCTCCCCGCTGGGTGTCAGCTTAGTGTATTCGGACAAGAAGTCGGCAGCAGCCACCTCACCAGCCCCACATTTGGTGGCTGGACCCCTGCTGGGCACTGTGGGAAAGGCGCCTGCCACTGTCACTAACCTACTGGTGGGCACCCCGGGGTATGGGGCCCCTGCGCCCCCTGCTGTCCAGTTCATTGCCCAGGGGGCCCCTGGCGGTGGGACCACTGCGGGCTCAGGAGCAGGTGCTGGGAGTGGCCCCAATGGGCCAGTACCCCTGGGCATCCTGCAACCAGGTGCCCTGGGCAAGGCTGGGGGAATCACCCAGGTACAGTACATCCTGCCCACGCTGCCCCAGCAGCTTCAGGTGGCACCTGCCCCAGCACCAGCCCCTGGGACCAAGGCAGCGACTCCCAGCGGCCCTGCACCCACCACCAGCATCCGTTTCACCCTCCCACCGGGCACTTCCACCAACGGCAAAGTCTTGGCCGCCACTGCACCCACTCCTGGCATCCCCATCCTGCAGTCTGTACCCTCCGCCCCACCCCCCAAAG CCCAGTCAGTTTCTCCCgtgcaggccccgcccccggGTGGCTCAGCCCAACTGCTGCCTGGGAAGGTCCTAGTGCCCCTGGCCGCCCCTAGCATGTCAGTGCGGGGTGGAGGGGCCGGCCAGCCGCTGCCACTGGTGAGCCCACCCTTCTCAGTACCTGTGCAGAATGGTGCCCAGCCCCCCAGCAAG ATCATCCAGCTGACCCCGGTGCCTGTGAGCACACCCAGCGGCCTGGTGCCGCCCCTGAGCCCAGCCACACTCCCTGGACCCACTTCACAGCCTCAGAAggtcctgctgccctcctccacCAG AATCACCTATGTGCAGTCAGCGGGCGGGCACGCGCTGCCCCTGGGTACCAGCCCTGCATCCAGCCAGGCTGGAACAGTCACCTCGTACGGGCCCACGAGCTCTGTAGCTCTAGGCTTCACCTCGCTGGGGCCCAGTGGCCCCGCCTTCGTGCAGCCCCTGCTCTCAG GCCAAGCCCCACTGCTGGCTCCCGGTCAGGTGGGCGTGTCGCCTGTGCCCAGTCCCCAGCTGCCACCTGCCTGTGCAGCCCCCGGAGGTCCTGTCATAACGGCGTTTTACTCTGGCAGCCCTGCACCCACCTCCTCAGCACCCCTGGCCCAGCCGTCCCAGGCCCCCCCAAGCCTGGTCTACACTGTGGCCACCAGCACAACCCCACCTGCAGCCACCATTCTGCCCAAGGGCCCGCCAGCCCCTGCCACTGCCACCCCAGCCCCGACTAGCCCTTTCCCTAGTGCCACAG CAGGTTCCATGACCTACAGCTTAGTGGCCCCCAAGGCCCAGCGGCCCAGCCCGAAGGCCCCCCAGAAAGTGAAGGCAGCCATCGCCAGCATTCCTGTGGGGTCCTTTGAGGCAGGTGCCTCTGGGCGACCTGGCCCTGCACCCCGGCAGCCTCTGGAGCCTGGCCCAGTCCGAGAGCCAACTGCCCCAGAGTCTGAGCTTGAGGGGCAGCCCACACCACCAGCCCCTCCACCTGCCCCAGAGACCTGGACTCCCACGGCCCGGAGCAGCCCCCCACCGCCCCCGCCTGCTGAGGAGCGGACCAGCGCCAAGGGTCCTGAGACCATG GCCAGCAAATTCCCCAGCTCATCTTCAGACTGGCGCGTCCCTGGGCAGGGCCTGGAGAATCGTGGGGAGCCTCCCActcctcccagcccagccccagctccagccgTAGCCCCTGGTGGCAGCAGCGAGAGCAGCAGTGGGCGGGCAGCCGGGGATACCCCCGAGCGCAAGGAGGCGGCTGGTACTGGCAAGAAGGTGAAGGTGCGGCCCCCGCCCCTGAAGAAGACCTTTGACTCTGTGGACAA CAGGGTCCTGTCAGAAGTGGACTTCGAAGAGCGCTTTGCTGAGCTGCCTGAGTTTCGGCCTGAGGAGGTGCTGCCCTCCCCCACCCTGCAGTCTCTGGCCACCTCACCCCGGGCCATCCTGGGCTCTTACCGCAAGAAGAGGAAGAACTCCACGG ACCTGGATTCAGCACCCGAGGACCCTACCTCGCCCAAGCGCAAGATGAGAAGACGCTCCAGCTGCAGCTCGGAGCCCAACACCCCCAAGAGTGCCAAGTGCGAGGGGGACATCTTCACCTTTGACCGTACAG GTACAGAAGCCGAGGATGTGCTTGGGGAGCTAGAGTATGAGAAGGTGCCGTACTCCTCCCTGCGGCGCACCCTAGACCAGCGCCGGGCCCTGGTCATGCAGCTCTTCCAGGACCATGGCTTCTTCCCATCAG cccaggccacagcCGCCTTCCAGGCCCGCTATGCAGACATCTTCCCCTCCAAGGTTTGTCTGCAGTTGAAGATCCGTGAGGTGCGCCAGAAGATCATGCAGGCAGCCACTCCCACCGAGCAGCCCCCTGGAGCTGAGGCTCCTCTCCCTGTACCGCCCCCCACTGGCACCgctgctgcccctgcccccactcccagccctgcagggggcCCTGACCCCACCTCGCCCAGCTCCGACTCTGGCACGGTCCAGGCTGCCCCGCCACTGCCTCCGCCCCCAGAGTCGGGGCCTGGACAGCCTGGCTGGGAGGGGGCTCCCCAGCCCTCTCCCCCACCGCCAGGTCCCTCCACAGCTGCCACAGGCAGGTGA